The proteins below come from a single Oerskovia jenensis genomic window:
- a CDS encoding TatD family hydrolase produces the protein MARKRERGWPPAPEALPLPVVDDHTHLESIAGVLPDVDEEGRPVPVPTVEQHLEDAARVGVDRMVQVGCDLPSARLTDVLVREHRALVGAIAIHPNEATLHAGVTEVGPDGLTPSPEARHAVGLDDAIAEIAAIARGNDRIRAIGETGMDLFRTGPQGAAVQRESFRAHVALAKELGLPLQIHDRDAHAEVLEVLLADGAPERTVFHCFSGDAEMARLCAAQGWYLSFAGPVTFGANDELRAALAAVPLAQVLVETDAPYLTPHPYRGRPNAPYLLPHTVRKVAEVTGVPLVDVCARLSATAEQVYGPW, from the coding sequence GTGGCCCGCAAGCGTGAGCGCGGCTGGCCGCCTGCCCCCGAGGCGCTGCCGCTGCCCGTGGTCGACGACCACACGCACCTCGAGTCGATCGCGGGCGTCCTGCCCGACGTCGACGAGGAGGGGCGCCCGGTGCCCGTCCCGACGGTCGAGCAGCACCTCGAGGACGCGGCCCGGGTGGGCGTGGACCGCATGGTCCAGGTCGGCTGCGACCTGCCCTCGGCGCGGCTGACCGACGTCCTGGTGCGCGAGCACCGGGCCCTCGTCGGCGCGATCGCGATCCACCCCAACGAGGCGACGCTGCACGCGGGCGTCACGGAGGTCGGCCCTGACGGGCTGACGCCGTCGCCCGAGGCGCGCCACGCCGTCGGGCTCGACGACGCGATCGCGGAGATCGCCGCGATCGCTCGCGGCAACGACCGCATCCGGGCGATCGGCGAGACGGGCATGGACCTGTTCCGCACGGGTCCCCAGGGCGCGGCGGTCCAGCGTGAGTCCTTCCGCGCGCACGTCGCGCTCGCCAAGGAGCTCGGGCTCCCGCTCCAGATCCACGACCGCGACGCGCACGCCGAGGTCCTCGAGGTGCTCCTCGCCGACGGCGCCCCCGAACGGACCGTCTTCCACTGCTTCTCGGGGGACGCCGAGATGGCGAGGCTGTGCGCCGCGCAGGGCTGGTACCTGTCGTTCGCGGGGCCCGTGACGTTCGGCGCCAACGACGAGCTGCGCGCGGCTCTCGCGGCGGTCCCGCTCGCCCAGGTGCTCGTCGAGACCGACGCGCCCTACCTCACGCCGCACCCCTACCGTGGACGACCCAACGCCCCCTACCTGCTGCCCCACACGGTGCGCAAGGTCGCCGAGGTCACGGGTGTACCGCTCGTCGACGTCTGTGCACGGCTGAGCGCGACCGCAGAGCAGGTCTACGGCCCCTGGTGA
- a CDS encoding ubiquitin-like domain-containing protein — protein sequence MVGRASTPRDTLTGRRRLVAQAAILATVVGATGVFALAHKSVTIDLDGEVRTVSAYGSTVGELLAFQKIAVKEGDIVEPATTVAASDGGTIVVRTSREVSLELDGEPQTFVTTASTVGELISALGPRAEGAKTSASRSQAIGREQIRVSTLKTVHVAVDGGIVSATTAEASVQGVLDHAGIVLAEGDAVSVPLGAAAVDGMLILVTRAAQGAATVTESLPFATEEVKDPYLPQGQRNVRTSGKVGEAITTYEIQTVGGAEVSRTVLERTVTREPRTEVVVVGTLDPSTIKVDPGSSKAIAKSLAAQRGWGDDQFACLDLLWTKESKWNATAENRSSGAYGIPQALPGSKMASAGADWRTNPATQITWGLGYIEGRYGTPCGAWSHSQAKGWY from the coding sequence GTGGTCGGTCGCGCGAGCACCCCCAGGGACACCTTGACGGGCAGGCGGCGGCTCGTCGCGCAGGCGGCGATCCTCGCGACCGTGGTCGGTGCGACCGGCGTCTTCGCGCTCGCCCACAAGTCGGTCACGATCGATCTCGACGGCGAGGTCCGCACCGTGAGCGCCTACGGCTCCACGGTCGGTGAGCTGCTCGCCTTCCAGAAGATCGCGGTCAAGGAAGGCGACATCGTCGAGCCCGCGACCACGGTCGCGGCGAGCGACGGGGGCACGATCGTCGTCCGCACGAGCCGCGAGGTCTCGCTCGAGCTCGACGGCGAGCCGCAGACCTTCGTCACGACGGCCAGCACCGTGGGCGAGCTCATCAGCGCCCTCGGACCGCGCGCCGAGGGCGCCAAGACGTCGGCGTCGCGCTCTCAGGCGATCGGCCGCGAGCAGATCCGCGTCTCGACGCTCAAGACGGTCCACGTCGCGGTCGACGGCGGGATCGTCTCCGCGACCACGGCCGAGGCGTCGGTCCAGGGGGTCCTCGACCATGCAGGGATCGTCCTGGCCGAGGGCGACGCGGTGTCGGTACCGCTCGGCGCCGCGGCGGTCGACGGCATGCTCATCCTGGTCACTCGTGCAGCGCAAGGGGCGGCGACCGTCACGGAATCGCTGCCCTTCGCCACCGAGGAGGTCAAGGATCCCTATCTGCCGCAGGGGCAGCGCAACGTCCGGACGTCCGGCAAGGTCGGCGAGGCGATCACCACGTACGAGATCCAGACGGTCGGAGGCGCCGAGGTCTCGCGGACGGTGCTCGAGCGGACGGTCACGCGCGAGCCGCGCACCGAGGTCGTCGTGGTGGGCACGCTCGACCCGTCGACGATCAAGGTCGACCCAGGTTCCTCCAAGGCGATCGCCAAGTCCCTCGCCGCTCAGCGCGGGTGGGGTGACGACCAGTTCGCGTGCCTCGACCTGCTCTGGACGAAGGAGAGCAAGTGGAACGCGACCGCGGAGAACCGGTCGAGCGGTGCCTACGGCATCCCGCAGGCGCTCCCTGGGTCGAAGATGGCCAGCGCGGGAGCCGACTGGCGGACCAACCCCGCGACGCAGATCACCTGGGGCCTGGGGTACATCGAGGGCCGCTACGGCACGCCGTGCGGGGCCTGGAGCCACTCGCAGGCCAAGGGGTGGTACTGA